A portion of the candidate division KSB1 bacterium genome contains these proteins:
- a CDS encoding aldehyde ferredoxin oxidoreductase family protein, which produces MYGFAGKMMRINLRTREITKQPLPEKLAKEWLGARGMVAKILYDEVPRDADPLGPKNKLIVAPGVLTGAFVGAGSKCGFGAISPATNGHADSSVGGHIGPELKFAGYDLIIFDDISPEPVYLFIEDDTVELRSAQHLWGKGSIDTEKQLKEELGEDFEIATIGPAGENGVVFACITHDFGRNAGRCGVGAVMGAKKLKAIAVKGTKSIPIYDLKSLTRQTEAIIQRTKSHPNMAPWQKYGTALFVGWSNEQAAFPARNFQSSYYENWPSIDGERLVEECKVTDKACFGCWMNCGKYSRAKTKHGDVYIEGPEYETIALIGGSCAMTSIHDVTYANYLCDNLGMDTESGGSVVAFAMECYEKGIITKADLDGHELRWGNIDDFEFLLRKIAYQEGIGKVFAKGTKGAAEILGKDSIKFAMQQKGLESSGYESRWAPSMLLSFMTADIGAHHNRSWSITVDLELGRDAIKGKAPVVVYLQHVRPLYDTLSICRLFWGELDVLLNEYAESLHYVTGWDATEADLLKTSEKIWNLTRAHFLQRNGGPGRIHDMPPARYYEEPIPDGPAKGKKLTLEQINAMLDEYYDARGWDKNGNPTEAVLRDLGLDDVVEDLRKIGQLGEPLPHGIPKVRGQKLKPKAM; this is translated from the coding sequence ATGTATGGCTTTGCTGGGAAAATGATGCGAATCAATCTTAGGACCCGTGAGATAACGAAACAACCGTTGCCCGAGAAGTTGGCCAAGGAATGGCTTGGTGCAAGGGGAATGGTGGCGAAAATATTGTATGATGAGGTGCCCAGGGATGCCGATCCTTTGGGACCGAAGAATAAGCTGATTGTTGCGCCTGGCGTGCTTACTGGTGCTTTTGTAGGTGCTGGATCGAAATGCGGTTTTGGGGCAATATCGCCGGCTACAAATGGGCATGCCGATTCCAGTGTCGGCGGCCATATTGGGCCAGAACTGAAATTCGCAGGATATGATTTGATCATTTTCGATGATATATCGCCTGAACCCGTGTACCTTTTTATCGAAGATGATACGGTGGAGCTTCGTTCTGCCCAACATCTGTGGGGCAAAGGCTCGATCGATACCGAGAAGCAGTTAAAGGAGGAACTGGGTGAGGATTTCGAAATCGCCACCATCGGTCCTGCTGGGGAAAATGGCGTTGTGTTCGCTTGCATCACGCATGATTTTGGTCGCAATGCCGGTCGCTGCGGGGTTGGCGCTGTGATGGGGGCCAAGAAACTCAAAGCGATCGCAGTAAAGGGGACCAAATCGATCCCTATTTATGATTTGAAATCGCTCACGCGACAAACTGAGGCTATTATCCAGCGCACCAAGTCCCATCCAAATATGGCACCGTGGCAGAAATATGGCACAGCCTTATTCGTCGGCTGGTCCAACGAACAAGCAGCGTTTCCAGCACGAAATTTTCAATCCTCTTATTATGAGAACTGGCCGAGCATCGATGGGGAGCGATTGGTGGAGGAATGCAAGGTGACCGATAAGGCATGTTTCGGCTGCTGGATGAACTGCGGCAAGTACTCCCGCGCCAAAACGAAACATGGCGATGTCTACATCGAAGGCCCAGAATATGAAACCATTGCTTTGATCGGTGGCAGTTGCGCCATGACCAGCATTCATGATGTGACTTACGCCAATTATTTATGCGATAACCTGGGAATGGATACGGAGAGCGGCGGCAGTGTCGTCGCATTTGCGATGGAATGTTATGAAAAGGGCATTATCACCAAAGCCGATCTGGATGGGCACGAACTGCGCTGGGGCAACATCGATGATTTCGAATTCCTATTGAGAAAGATAGCTTATCAAGAGGGAATCGGCAAGGTTTTCGCCAAGGGAACCAAAGGTGCAGCAGAGATTCTCGGTAAAGATTCCATTAAATTTGCCATGCAGCAGAAAGGATTGGAGAGCAGCGGCTACGAGTCCCGCTGGGCGCCGTCCATGCTACTATCATTCATGACGGCTGATATTGGCGCTCACCATAACCGCAGTTGGTCCATTACTGTTGATCTTGAATTAGGTCGAGATGCGATCAAAGGCAAGGCGCCGGTAGTGGTTTATCTCCAACACGTTCGGCCGCTTTACGACACGCTGAGCATCTGTCGGCTGTTCTGGGGCGAGCTGGATGTATTGCTCAATGAATATGCTGAATCTTTGCATTATGTCACTGGCTGGGATGCGACCGAAGCCGATCTCTTGAAAACTTCGGAAAAAATCTGGAATTTGACCCGAGCGCACTTCTTGCAGCGAAATGGCGGCCCTGGTAGAATTCACGATATGCCTCCAGCTCGCTATTACGAAGAACCGATCCCTGATGGCCCAGCCAAGGGCAAAAAGCTCACGTTGGAACAAATTAATGCCATGCTGGACGAATATTATGATGCTCGTGGCTGGGATAAAAATGGGAATCCCACCGAAGCCGTGCTGCGAGACCTAGGCTTGGATGATGTGGTCGAGGATCTAAGAAAAATTGGCCAGCTTGGAGAACCGCTGCCCCATGGCATTCCAAAAGTGAGGGGACAGAAATTGAAACCGAAAGCAATGTAA
- a CDS encoding aldo/keto reductase, giving the protein MNCSSKQKQAAVALPRRKLGRTEEMLSIIGFGGILVRNMEQTVANDLVARAFDHGVNYFDIAPTYGNAQYQLGPALKPYRNRCFLACKTLDRSKQGAERELNESLKLLETDHFDLYQLHALTTEDDVERAFGPDGAMELLIKARQEGKTRYLGFSAHSETAALLAMQKFDFDTILFPINFVCWFKGNFGARVVAAAHEKGMGILALKALAFGAVPPGTQKPYQKLWYLPVEDDTLAALALRFTLSQGATAAIPPGEDVFFWKAVTIAQKFEPITESELDTLKSKMQSAIPLFNA; this is encoded by the coding sequence ATGAATTGTAGTTCGAAGCAAAAGCAGGCAGCCGTCGCATTACCTAGAAGAAAATTAGGACGCACTGAAGAAATGCTTTCGATCATCGGATTTGGTGGCATTCTGGTGCGAAATATGGAACAGACCGTAGCGAACGACCTCGTTGCTCGCGCCTTTGACCATGGGGTCAATTATTTCGATATTGCGCCGACTTACGGCAATGCCCAATATCAATTGGGACCTGCATTGAAACCGTATCGGAACAGATGCTTTTTGGCGTGTAAAACCTTGGACCGCTCGAAACAAGGGGCAGAACGAGAGCTGAACGAATCGTTAAAATTGTTAGAAACCGACCACTTTGATCTCTACCAGCTCCATGCATTGACTACGGAAGATGATGTTGAGCGAGCGTTTGGACCAGATGGTGCTATGGAGCTGCTCATCAAGGCGAGGCAGGAGGGCAAAACACGCTATTTAGGGTTTTCAGCCCATTCCGAGACAGCAGCGCTCTTAGCCATGCAGAAATTCGATTTCGATACCATCCTGTTCCCCATAAATTTCGTGTGCTGGTTCAAAGGAAATTTCGGTGCACGAGTCGTTGCAGCCGCACATGAAAAAGGGATGGGGATCCTGGCGCTCAAAGCATTGGCATTTGGGGCGGTGCCTCCGGGAACCCAAAAGCCATATCAAAAGCTTTGGTATCTTCCAGTGGAGGATGATACGCTCGCTGCATTGGCTTTGCGATTTACTTTATCCCAAGGCGCCACTGCGGCAATTCCACCTGGCGAAGATGTCTTTTTCTGGAAAGCGGTAACCATTGCACAGAAGTTCGAGCCGATCACAGAGTCAGAATTGGATACCTTGAAGAGCAAAATGCAAAGTGCGATTCCGTTGTTCAATGCTTAA
- a CDS encoding 4Fe-4S dicluster domain-containing protein has product MYIKVNKAACTGCRLCRQICTIYHFNEINPRKAALRIEAKFPVPGTFRPWVCTQCGKCAEACPEDAIYEKDGVYFIDEEKCTRCLLCVEACPLDVMFVHDEVNIPIKCDFCFKCVEVCNTGALVRVD; this is encoded by the coding sequence ATGTATATCAAAGTGAACAAAGCTGCCTGTACTGGTTGTCGGTTATGTCGTCAGATCTGTACGATTTATCATTTTAATGAGATCAACCCTCGGAAAGCCGCGCTGCGGATCGAAGCAAAATTTCCCGTTCCTGGCACTTTTCGTCCCTGGGTATGCACTCAATGCGGCAAATGTGCCGAGGCTTGTCCAGAAGATGCCATTTATGAGAAAGATGGTGTCTATTTCATCGATGAAGAAAAATGCACGCGCTGCCTCCTCTGTGTCGAGGCTTGTCCCCTTGACGTGATGTTTGTGCATGATGAAGTGAATATCCCCATCAAATGTGATTTTTGTTTCAAGTGCGTGGAGGTCTGCAACACCGGCGCTCTTGTTCGAGTGGATTGA
- a CDS encoding metallophosphoesterase gives MKAINFIIFFSIVLAIYGAANYYIFIRGWQALPLGSRLRIPYLVLFIFLAVSYVIGRFLEKIYLSLLSDILVWIGSFWIAMFFYFFLIVVLIDLARLINHWLPFFHLITDNSVKLKQTALIISTAIVVLIVLAGFINACAFRVKELALTIPKRTNMTSLHIVAVSDIHLGTIVGRKRFCKIVNKINSLNPDLILLVGDVVDEDLAPVIRENLGEALLHLRSKLGVYAITGNHEYFGGVEAAVQYLKAHGVTVLRDSVVNVNSSLYLVGREDRSSNRIIGRQRKELAELIAQTNKQLPVILLDHQPFKLNEAAENGFDLQLSGHTHHGQLWPLNYITKKVYEKSWGYLKKGNTHIYVSCGVGTWGPPARLGNRPEILDIKLEFASSSKNQ, from the coding sequence ATGAAAGCTATCAACTTTATCATCTTTTTCAGCATCGTCCTTGCTATCTACGGTGCGGCGAATTATTACATTTTCATTCGTGGCTGGCAAGCGCTGCCATTGGGTTCGCGACTTAGAATTCCATATCTTGTGCTTTTTATCTTTTTGGCAGTTTCTTATGTCATCGGACGATTTCTTGAAAAAATCTATTTGTCATTGCTCAGCGATATCCTTGTCTGGATCGGCTCTTTCTGGATCGCGATGTTCTTCTACTTTTTCTTGATCGTCGTGCTGATAGATTTAGCCCGGCTGATCAATCATTGGCTACCGTTTTTCCATTTAATCACAGATAATTCCGTTAAACTGAAACAGACAGCACTAATAATATCGACCGCTATTGTTGTGCTAATAGTTCTGGCTGGCTTTATCAATGCCTGTGCTTTTCGAGTCAAAGAATTGGCGCTTACGATCCCAAAGCGGACCAACATGACCAGCCTTCACATCGTGGCGGTTTCGGACATTCATTTGGGAACGATTGTGGGCCGAAAGCGCTTCTGTAAAATCGTCAACAAGATAAACTCTTTGAACCCTGATCTGATCTTATTGGTCGGGGATGTCGTAGATGAAGATCTGGCACCAGTGATCCGTGAAAATCTCGGCGAAGCTTTGCTGCATCTCCGATCCAAACTTGGCGTCTATGCCATTACAGGGAACCATGAATATTTCGGTGGTGTGGAGGCCGCTGTTCAATATCTCAAGGCACATGGTGTGACCGTTTTGCGAGACAGTGTGGTTAACGTTAATAGCAGCCTCTACCTGGTTGGACGAGAAGATCGAAGTAGTAACCGCATCATTGGTCGACAGCGAAAAGAATTGGCGGAGCTGATAGCTCAAACCAATAAACAATTGCCAGTGATTTTATTAGATCATCAGCCGTTTAAACTGAATGAAGCTGCCGAAAATGGTTTTGACCTGCAATTATCAGGGCACACCCATCATGGTCAACTCTGGCCACTCAACTATATCACGAAAAAGGTTTATGAGAAAAGTTGGGGCTATTTGAAAAAAGGAAACACCCACATCTACGTTTCTTGTGGCGTGGGCACCTGGGGACCGCCAGCACGACTTGGCAATCGACCCGAAATTCTGGATATCAAATTGGAGTTTGCATCCAGTTCAAAAAATCAATGA